The Sorangiineae bacterium MSr11367 genome window below encodes:
- a CDS encoding KAP family NTPase, with protein MSTTAAADLPEPEDQELHDDERRLFEALLDEVRRTRWFPERARLVQPTLVETLERLERRNFLTRFEDRTMWTLAGLVAIPDEDVALANFALAELGRIGALLRWAEEHHRHFAATNVLPARLTMDEVSGDLGWADPYELMRAVAAIAHEKGRLSALRLNAEGRGFVDVDLGQILYPSWPLRGWNERIASAVSKASETTIYSGGSEVWTGPSLDEIPASEDAVQALHIARRLAMTREPQRFTSSCIFFGLTEHPRAGVEGSAPHLLREHLHLQSGESNYLAVRDRLFPHADRALSNEATPNIRPTPRAAAILQRAQAVAKATTRENSIHLRHLLAAILEEAEYVPSSPSGLDDLVSDLRLDVVELRKKLLAWLPGNAPGDDMDAWHVLDGTNDARVVEETDAERFWSIHRSPLSDIATREDLLGFSPYVNAVASFLQHPDTKPPLTMSVEGKWGSGKTSFMLQLEDALKAKSTPAEDTPVIVRFDAWRHAKSEELWATFAVHFLEQVSRQQTMLRRLRGDAILFWRRIKWREARLEVGRAIIVGIVAVVLVLILSLLAHRHWSELGPARQLVTGHANKTLLDEGLGALILSGGGLGAFALILATLIQVKTLAGGVVPLDAKKHIASPDYDRRAAFLDQFHDDFAKIVEAYVGHRRVYVFVDDLDRCEVPTAVDLMQALNLMTACAPKVIFIIGMDRQRVAAGVAAKYAPLIPYLGASTADIAFGFEFLEKFIQLPLELPRPDEAGTRCMLWQAWSGDRMCPLPPPSGELSGVNDFAPSSQRNETREPSVSGMARRSPAPVAASAEQDAFNSAISTDSRQVRDITLAAARAFDFNPRKVKQFLNLFRLRAFIAWQTGRLELGGSAREGRMTLSQLADQTALTLRCPMRDMAAPVVVETTSAR; from the coding sequence GTGAGTACGACGGCCGCCGCGGATCTTCCCGAACCCGAGGACCAGGAGCTCCACGACGACGAGCGTCGCTTGTTCGAAGCCTTACTGGATGAAGTGCGCCGCACGAGATGGTTTCCCGAGCGCGCTCGGTTGGTTCAGCCAACGCTCGTGGAGACGTTGGAGCGTCTGGAACGACGCAACTTTCTGACACGCTTCGAAGACCGAACGATGTGGACGCTCGCCGGGCTAGTGGCCATCCCCGACGAGGACGTTGCACTCGCCAATTTTGCACTTGCCGAGCTTGGACGCATCGGCGCACTGCTTCGATGGGCGGAAGAGCACCACCGGCATTTCGCAGCAACGAACGTTTTGCCCGCGCGACTCACGATGGACGAGGTTTCCGGCGATCTCGGGTGGGCCGATCCGTACGAGCTGATGCGGGCGGTGGCGGCGATCGCCCACGAGAAGGGCAGATTGTCCGCCCTCCGGTTGAATGCCGAGGGCCGCGGTTTCGTCGATGTCGATTTGGGCCAGATCCTGTATCCGTCTTGGCCACTCCGAGGTTGGAACGAGCGAATAGCCTCGGCGGTGTCGAAAGCGTCCGAGACGACGATCTACAGCGGCGGCAGCGAGGTGTGGACCGGCCCATCGCTCGACGAAATCCCCGCGAGCGAAGACGCCGTGCAGGCGCTTCATATCGCGAGGCGACTGGCCATGACGCGGGAGCCGCAACGCTTCACGTCGAGCTGCATCTTCTTCGGTCTCACTGAGCATCCTCGTGCCGGCGTGGAAGGATCCGCGCCACACCTTCTGCGCGAGCACCTGCACCTCCAGTCGGGCGAATCCAATTATCTCGCGGTTCGCGATCGCCTTTTTCCCCATGCAGATCGGGCCCTTTCGAACGAGGCGACGCCGAATATCCGGCCGACGCCGCGCGCCGCTGCCATTCTGCAGCGCGCGCAGGCTGTCGCCAAAGCTACGACACGCGAAAATAGCATTCACCTCCGCCACCTCCTCGCAGCGATCCTCGAAGAGGCAGAGTACGTTCCGTCCTCCCCCTCCGGTCTGGATGACTTGGTGAGCGACCTTCGCCTCGATGTCGTGGAGCTTCGGAAGAAGCTGCTCGCGTGGCTTCCCGGCAACGCTCCGGGCGACGACATGGACGCGTGGCACGTCCTCGACGGAACGAACGACGCGCGGGTCGTCGAAGAAACCGATGCGGAAAGATTCTGGTCCATTCACCGCTCTCCCTTGAGCGATATCGCCACCCGCGAAGACTTACTGGGCTTCTCGCCCTACGTGAACGCGGTCGCGAGCTTTCTGCAACACCCGGATACGAAGCCGCCGCTCACGATGAGCGTCGAGGGAAAGTGGGGCAGCGGAAAGACCTCGTTCATGTTGCAACTCGAGGATGCACTCAAGGCGAAGTCGACGCCCGCGGAGGACACTCCCGTGATCGTCCGCTTCGACGCGTGGCGGCACGCAAAGAGCGAAGAGCTGTGGGCCACCTTCGCCGTGCATTTCCTCGAACAGGTGTCCCGCCAGCAGACCATGTTGCGACGCCTGCGGGGTGACGCCATTCTCTTCTGGCGGCGGATCAAGTGGCGCGAAGCAAGGCTCGAGGTGGGCCGTGCCATCATCGTGGGCATCGTCGCGGTCGTACTCGTCCTGATCTTGTCCCTTTTGGCACATCGTCATTGGAGCGAGCTCGGTCCCGCGCGCCAGCTGGTCACCGGCCATGCGAACAAAACGCTGCTCGACGAAGGCTTGGGTGCCCTCATTCTTTCGGGAGGCGGACTTGGTGCCTTCGCGCTGATACTCGCGACACTCATCCAAGTTAAGACTCTCGCCGGCGGCGTGGTACCGCTCGACGCAAAAAAGCATATCGCTTCACCGGATTATGATCGACGCGCGGCATTTCTCGATCAATTCCATGACGACTTCGCCAAAATCGTCGAGGCTTATGTTGGTCATCGACGCGTCTACGTTTTCGTGGACGATCTGGATCGTTGCGAGGTCCCCACTGCCGTCGATCTGATGCAGGCACTCAACTTGATGACGGCCTGCGCGCCCAAGGTCATTTTCATCATCGGAATGGATCGCCAACGAGTCGCCGCCGGCGTGGCCGCCAAGTATGCTCCCTTGATACCTTATTTGGGCGCCTCCACCGCAGATATTGCCTTCGGGTTCGAATTCCTCGAAAAGTTCATTCAGCTTCCATTGGAACTGCCACGACCCGACGAAGCGGGTACGCGTTGCATGCTGTGGCAAGCCTGGTCGGGCGATCGGATGTGTCCCCTGCCTCCTCCGTCCGGCGAGCTCTCAGGGGTAAACGACTTCGCACCATCGTCGCAACGGAATGAGACTCGCGAGCCGTCCGTGAGCGGGATGGCACGCCGGTCGCCCGCTCCCGTCGCGGCCTCCGCGGAACAAGACGCTTTCAACTCCGCGATATCGACCGACTCTCGACAGGTCCGCGACATCACCTTGGCCGCCGCGCGCGCATTCGACTTCAACCCGCGCAAGGTCAAACAGTTTCTCAATCTGTTCCGTCTGCGCGCGTTCATCGCATGGCAAACGGGCCGGCTCGAGCTCGGAGGATCCGCCCGCGAAGGCCGTATGACCTTGTCCCAACTCGCCGATCAGACGGCCCTCACCCTGCGTTGCCCGATGCGCGACATGGCCGCGCCCGTTGTTGTTGAGACAACGTCCGCTCGATGA
- a CDS encoding helix-turn-helix domain-containing protein, with protein sequence MPTGVVNLDQGGFGRWHTRVLPPPPDLADIVESSFVLRDELAPHGSSRIVPDPSAHLIVVRTREGTARASVVGARSTFVDIDVSRRQLTLGVRLRPGVLADMMRERASSFTDRAFPLEDVMGRSGNALERAHDAEPEVVLDALLGLVRSKARAGRGNRTFIAMAQSSSVAAAAHALGMPLRTLHARALEVIGLSPKRVLRILRLYRALQTVRPSLGWAGVAAHAGFSDQPHLVREIQALLGETPRQWLARGAHHPLRAADSFKTQLGTRAQLAKP encoded by the coding sequence ATGCCGACAGGTGTGGTGAATCTCGATCAGGGTGGCTTTGGTCGCTGGCATACAAGGGTTCTGCCGCCGCCACCCGATCTCGCAGACATCGTCGAGTCTTCCTTCGTCCTGCGCGACGAGCTCGCGCCGCATGGCTCCTCGCGCATCGTTCCCGACCCGAGTGCACATCTCATCGTGGTGCGAACTCGCGAGGGCACGGCGCGCGCGAGCGTCGTTGGCGCGCGATCGACCTTCGTCGATATCGACGTTTCGCGTCGGCAACTCACCCTCGGCGTCCGGCTTCGGCCGGGTGTTCTCGCCGACATGATGCGTGAGCGCGCGAGCTCTTTCACGGACCGTGCCTTTCCCCTCGAAGACGTCATGGGCCGATCGGGAAACGCCCTCGAACGCGCGCACGATGCGGAACCCGAGGTCGTGCTGGACGCCCTTCTCGGCCTCGTGCGCAGCAAGGCACGCGCTGGGCGAGGAAATCGGACCTTCATCGCCATGGCCCAATCGTCCTCCGTTGCCGCGGCCGCCCACGCTCTCGGGATGCCCCTGCGAACGTTGCACGCGCGAGCACTGGAGGTCATCGGGCTCTCACCCAAACGGGTACTACGAATTCTGCGTCTTTACCGTGCGCTCCAAACCGTTCGCCCTTCGCTCGGTTGGGCAGGGGTTGCGGCACATGCAGGGTTCTCCGATCAGCCTCACTTGGTTCGCGAGATCCAAGCCCTGTTGGGCGAGACACCTCGCCAGTGGCTCGCGCGCGGCGCGCACCATCCGTTGCGTGCTGCCGATTCGTTCAAGACGCAGCTTGGGACGCGTGCCCAACTTGCAAAGCCATGA